The following is a genomic window from Pseudomonadota bacterium.
AAGTCAGCCCTACTTAATTTTAATTTTGTCATTATGAATATTTATAGTGATTTTTACAATGGATTCCTGCCTTCGCAGGAATGACAAGCAATAAAATCTAAACAATTTCTTCACTTTTTACCTTGGAGATAATGTTCTCTATATTATCTGCATTTTCAAAACTGTCATCGATTTTGAAAAATATCTTAGGTGCAAAACGAAGTTTAGCCCTTTTTAGAACCTGATGGGTTATTTGCGGTGATATGCGGTTAAGTGCTTCGATAAAACCTTCGGGAGCTTTGCCTGCCAGAGGGAAAACAAATGCCGTAGCGTTTCTAAGGTCGGGGCTAACCCGCACCTCCGGTACGGTTATAGAAACTCCAACCAATTCAGGTTCGTAAATAGTACCTTGCATAAATATGCTTGATAATGCATGTCTTATCTCTTCACCTACCCTCAACTGGCGTTGACTGGGCATCTTATTAAAATCCGTTTTAATCATTTTTATAATGTCCTCTGTTCTTCTATAAGCTCAAATGCTTCAATGACATCACCGACTTTCAAATCTTCATAATTTTCAAATGCCATTCCGCACTCAAAGTTAGTACCGACTTCCTTCACATCATCTTTGAATCGTTTTAGGGTTTTTAATTTACCCTCATGGATTACAACGTTATCACGTAGTAGCCTTACTCCGGATCCGCGTTTTATATTACCGTCCGTTACATAACAGCCTGCCACCTTGCCGTGCTTGCTCATATTAAATACTTCACGTATTTCGGCATTACCGAGATATTGCTCACGAATATGCGGATCAAGCATACCTCCCAATATCGCCTTGATATCATCTATCAGATCGTAGATTATCGAGTAATAACGTATGTCGGCTCCTTCTTTTTGGGCAAGCTCCTTAGCTGCACCGTCAGCACGCACGTTAAATGCTAATATTATGGCATGTGATGCTTTTGCCAAAGCAATATCTGATGTTGATATAGCCCCTGCTGCCGTATGCAGTGCTTTAACCGCAACTTCATTCGTTTCAAGTTTGTCAAGGCTTCCCAAGATGGCTTCAACCGAGCCTTGTACGTCACCCTTAATAATAACGGGAAGTTGTTTTTTACCGCCGTCTTTTGCCTGCAAGAACAAATCTTCCAGAGTACCTTTCTTTTTCTGTGTGGCAGCTTTAAGGTCACGGCTGAGTTTTTGTCTGTATTCCTTAATCTCACGTGCTTGTTTCTCGCTATCTACTACGTGGAACTCAACGCCCGCTTCAGGAGCTTGGTCAAGACCCATTATCTCAACCGGAACAGATGGTAGTGCTTTGCTCAGTACACGTCCCTCGGCACTCTTCATTGCACGAACCTTACCGACTGCTTCGCCGACTATTACGATGTCACCGACTTTCAATGTACCTTTTTGAACAAGTAGAGTAGATACTACACCCTTGTTCTTATCGACTCTCGCCTCAACCACTATACCCGATGCCTTTCTATTAGGGTTAGCCGTAAGTTCCAGCATTTCAGCCTGAATAAGGATAGTCTCAAGGAGTTTGTCAAGGTTTTGCCCCGTTTTTGCGGATACTTCTACTGCCAGAACGTCACCGCCCATATCCTCTGTAACAAGCTCATGCTCTAAAAGAGATGTCCTTACCCTGTTAGCATCGGCTTCGGGCTTGTCAATCTTGTTTATAGCTATGATTATAGGGACTTCCGCCGCCTTAGCGTGGTTTATTGCCTCAACCGTCTGTGCCATTATGCCGTCATCGGCTGCCACTACAAGCACCACTATATCGGTAGCGTTAGCTCCGCGCTGACGCATAGCCGTAAACGCTTCGTGACCCGGTGTATCAAGGAAGGTTATCTTATGTTCTTTATCGACTTCAACCTGATATGCTCCGATATGCTGGGTTATGCCTCCTGCTTCACCTGAGGCTACTTTGGCTTCCCTTATCTTATCTAGAAGTGAGGTTTTACCGTGGTCAACGTGACCCATGAACGTTACTACAGGTGCTTTGTGTATAAGGTTGTCATTATTGTCTACACCCTCATCTTTCAGGATATCTTCTACATCCGCATCGGTAACACGTTTGGTTCTGTGACCGAATTCCTCAACCACCAGCTCCGCCGTATCGGCATCAATAGTCTGGTTTGCGGTTACCATCATGCCCATTTTCATAAGCGATTTTGTTACGTCAACAGCTCTTTCCGCCATTCTGTTTGCTAATTCCTGAACGGTGATAATTTCAGGTATTGTAACTTCACGTGTCTGTTTTTCTTTAGAGCCGTTGTCATCTTCGGCTGCCTTTCTGGCTTTTTCACGAGCTCTTCTTACCGATGCAAGGCTTCGCATGCGTTCTTCACCGTTATTGCTTAGTGCCTGTGCAATAGTCAATTTTCCTGAGCGGCGTTTTGTCTCGCTCACACGGGAAGGCTTGCGTTCTTCTTTCTCGCTTTCTCTGTCTTTTTTAGACTTATCCTTTACAGTTAAAGATAATTTTTCATTACTTTTTATCGGTTTTACGGAATCATTATCCGAGGTTGTATTATTTTCTGATGACCGGTTTTCTACCGGCTTCTTTTCTTCACGTTTTTGCTTCATTTCTTCGGCTAATTTTGCAGCGGCTTCAGCCTCTTCCTGCTCTTTTTTAGCTTTTTCTTCAGCACGTTCTTGAGCTATGCGTGCCTGCTCGGCTTCTTTTTCGTTTTTTTCTTTTTCATAGTCGGAAGCCTGCTGTAATACTTTCAGCCTTTTTTCCCTTTCGTTGTCGGTTAGACCGTCATTTCCACGCACGTCACTGTTACCGCCTGTGTTAACAGTGTTTTCGTTAGACAGCGTCGACGCAAAGCGACGCTTCTTACGCACTTCGACCTGTACGCTTTTTGCACGACCGTGCGAAAGGCTTTGCGACACGTGTCCGCCTTTTATGTCCCCAAGCTTTAGTTTCGATGAGCTAAGCGTAAGGGTTGATTTTTTACTTGTATTGTCTGTTTTTTCTGTCATTTTTTAAATTACTTCTTGTAAGTTTATAGTATTTATATCATTTTTGTTCATTAATATAAATACTATTTCACTAATTTTTCGTTAATTATTATTGTGATACGCTATTATATTAAAATAAAATTTCAATGTTATTTTTAAGCTTCCTTAGTCTTTTCGTCTTCTGCAAACCAACCGGCTTTTTCACGGGCAGTCATGATAAGACTGTTTATAGTATCATCGGATAATTCCGAATCAGGGATTATCTCAATAAACTCATCATGTGAAAGGTCTGCAAAATCATCAAGTGATTTGATACCGTTTTCACCGAGTTTGATAAGGACTTCACTACCCAACCCTTCTATTGCCTGAAGTTCTTTAGAAACTTTTAGCTTTTTAAGGGTGTCTTTACTATCAGCCTGTTTTTGTTCCAGATATTCACGCGCACGTGCCTGAAGCTGCTCTGCTATATCGTCATCAAAGCCTTCGATTGCCGATATCTCCGAAACAGCTACCATTGCAACTTCTTCAACGGTTTCAAAGCCTTCGGTAACTAGCAGATGTGCCATTATCTCATCAATGTTAAGCGCGTTTACGAACATCTCGGAAAGTTTGTTGAACTCATCGGTTCTTCTTGTGGATTCATCGTCCTCGGTCATTATGTCAATGTTCCAGCCAACTAACTCAGATGCCAGACGCACGTTCTGACCGCGTCTTCCTATAGCAAGGCTTAACTGGTCATCAGGCACCACGGCTTCAATGCGGTTATTGTCTTCGTCAATTACCACTTTTGCAACCTCGGCAGGAGCAAGGGCATTAACCAAGAATGTAGCAGGATCGGCAGACCATTGTATAATGTCTATCTTCTCGCCCTGAAGCTCGTTGATAACTGCCTGAACCCTAGCACCACGCACACCGACGCATGAGCCTACAGGATCAATTGACGATTCATTGGAGCTGACCGCAATCTTAGCCCTTGAACCGGGTTCCCTTGCAACTCCTTTTATCTCGATTATGCCGTCATATATTTCAGGTACTTCCTGAGTGAATAGTTTTGCCATGAATTCAGGTGCGGTACGTGACAAGAATATTTGAGGTCCTTTACGTTCCTGAGAAACTTTCTCTACATAAGCCCTTATTCTTTCATTTACCCTGAAAGTTTCTCCCCTTATTGAAGCATTACGCAAGATAATCGCCTCGGCAT
Proteins encoded in this region:
- the rbfA gene encoding 30S ribosome-binding factor RbfA; translated protein: MIKTDFNKMPSQRQLRVGEEIRHALSSIFMQGTIYEPELVGVSITVPEVRVSPDLRNATAFVFPLAGKAPEGFIEALNRISPQITHQVLKRAKLRFAPKIFFKIDDSFENADNIENIISKVKSEEIV
- the infB gene encoding translation initiation factor IF-2, producing MTEKTDNTSKKSTLTLSSSKLKLGDIKGGHVSQSLSHGRAKSVQVEVRKKRRFASTLSNENTVNTGGNSDVRGNDGLTDNEREKRLKVLQQASDYEKEKNEKEAEQARIAQERAEEKAKKEQEEAEAAAKLAEEMKQKREEKKPVENRSSENNTTSDNDSVKPIKSNEKLSLTVKDKSKKDRESEKEERKPSRVSETKRRSGKLTIAQALSNNGEERMRSLASVRRAREKARKAAEDDNGSKEKQTREVTIPEIITVQELANRMAERAVDVTKSLMKMGMMVTANQTIDADTAELVVEEFGHRTKRVTDADVEDILKDEGVDNNDNLIHKAPVVTFMGHVDHGKTSLLDKIREAKVASGEAGGITQHIGAYQVEVDKEHKITFLDTPGHEAFTAMRQRGANATDIVVLVVAADDGIMAQTVEAINHAKAAEVPIIIAINKIDKPEADANRVRTSLLEHELVTEDMGGDVLAVEVSAKTGQNLDKLLETILIQAEMLELTANPNRKASGIVVEARVDKNKGVVSTLLVQKGTLKVGDIVIVGEAVGKVRAMKSAEGRVLSKALPSVPVEIMGLDQAPEAGVEFHVVDSEKQAREIKEYRQKLSRDLKAATQKKKGTLEDLFLQAKDGGKKQLPVIIKGDVQGSVEAILGSLDKLETNEVAVKALHTAAGAISTSDIALAKASHAIILAFNVRADGAAKELAQKEGADIRYYSIIYDLIDDIKAILGGMLDPHIREQYLGNAEIREVFNMSKHGKVAGCYVTDGNIKRGSGVRLLRDNVVIHEGKLKTLKRFKDDVKEVGTNFECGMAFENYEDLKVGDVIEAFELIEEQRTL
- the nusA gene encoding transcription termination factor NusA, whose product is MLTSSNIGNTEILQVADAVAREKNIDKNLVLDAMENSVAIAARKKYGHDRTIKSEIDRKTGEIRLFRESEIVADDYEPELPEDIAEEDFDKEAAMEGKMRLSIAKEKDETLEIGSILREPLPPIDLGRVAAQTAKQIIMQKVRDAERARQYEDFKERAGEIINGTVKRVESGNIIVDLGNAEAIILRNASIRGETFRVNERIRAYVEKVSQERKGPQIFLSRTAPEFMAKLFTQEVPEIYDGIIEIKGVAREPGSRAKIAVSSNESSIDPVGSCVGVRGARVQAVINELQGEKIDIIQWSADPATFLVNALAPAEVAKVVIDEDNNRIEAVVPDDQLSLAIGRRGQNVRLASELVGWNIDIMTEDDESTRRTDEFNKLSEMFVNALNIDEIMAHLLVTEGFETVEEVAMVAVSEISAIEGFDDDIAEQLQARAREYLEQKQADSKDTLKKLKVSKELQAIEGLGSEVLIKLGENGIKSLDDFADLSHDEFIEIIPDSELSDDTINSLIMTAREKAGWFAEDEKTKEA